Proteins encoded within one genomic window of Bradyrhizobium sp. AZCC 1719:
- a CDS encoding tRNA-binding protein has protein sequence MSPLKPQATYDDFARLDIRIGKVVDVQPFPRARNPSYKVGVDVGADRIMWSSAQVTNYEPSALLGSLVVCVCNLGAKNIAGFTSELLILGAKDAEGNVIVLGPRSEVAIGKPIF, from the coding sequence ATGTCCCCACTAAAACCCCAAGCCACCTACGACGACTTCGCCCGCCTCGATATCCGGATCGGCAAGGTCGTGGACGTGCAGCCGTTTCCCCGCGCGCGCAATCCGTCTTACAAGGTCGGCGTCGATGTCGGCGCTGACCGGATCATGTGGTCGAGCGCGCAAGTGACGAACTATGAGCCGTCGGCACTGCTCGGCTCGCTCGTCGTGTGCGTCTGCAATCTCGGTGCGAAGAACATCGCGGGTTTTACGTCCGAACTCCTGATCCTCGGCGCGAAGGATGCGGAAGGTAATGTGATCGTGCTGGGTCCGCGCAGTGAGGTTGCGATCGGCAAGCCGATCTTTTGA